The following are from one region of the Mangifera indica cultivar Alphonso chromosome 14, CATAS_Mindica_2.1, whole genome shotgun sequence genome:
- the LOC123196897 gene encoding protein HAIKU1-like, translated as MDNSKNRHNNDHLGVNKMGKNIRKSPLHQPNFAANNNANRQQPQPQVYNISKNDFRNIVQQLTGSPSQEPLPRPPQNPPKPQSMRLQKIRPPPLTPFNRPHIPPMAPAPAPMPARHPPPVPYNNNLARPPAPYGQPVPQYGQLQPMAPWDNSGWPNTAESPISAYMRDLQNVIGDPGPRGNQVPPPSDAQLHPPPQVQGQVHPQPPSSGLLPNPPMPGLPSPRVNGPGPVPLMPNFPSPRMNGPPLLPSPTSQFLLPSPTGYMNFFSPYPLLSPGSQFPPPMTPNFAFSPMAQSGILGPGPQPPLSPGPFFPLSPSGFFPISSPRWRDH; from the coding sequence ATGGATAACTCGAAAAATAGGCATAATAATGATCATCTGGGAGTGAATAAGATGGGTAAGAATATACGGAAGAGTCCTTTGCACCAGCCTAATTTTGCTGCTAATAACAATGCTAATAGGCAACAACCGCAGCCTCAGGTTTACAACATAAGCAAGAATGATTTTAGGAACATTGTGCAGCAGCTTACTGGTTCACCTTCACAAGAACCTCTGCCTAGACCTCCCCAAAATCCACCAAAACCCCAAAGTATGCGGTTGCAGAAGATACGGCCACCTCCATTAACACCATTTAACCGACCCCATATACCCCCTATGGCCCCTGCTCCTGCTCCAATGCCTGCTCGACATCCACCCCCTGTTCCTTACAATAATAACTTAGCGAGGCCTCCTGCTCCTTATGGACAACCAGTGCCACAATATGGACAACTACAACCAATGGCACCTTGGGACAACTCTGGTTGGCCTAATACAGCTGAGTCTCCTATTTCAGCTTATATGCGTGACCTTCAGAATGTTATTGGAGACCCGGGTCCTAGGGGAAACCAAGTTCCACCTCCCTCAGATGCACAGTTACATCCACCGCCTCAAGTTCAGGGTCAAGTTCACCCTCAGCCACCATCATCTGGTTTGCTACCAAACCCACCTATGCCTGGTCTTCCTTCACCGAGAGTAAACGGTCCAGGTCCAGTCCCATTGATGCCTAATTTCCCTTCTCCACGAATGAATGGACCTCCACTTTTACCATCACCAACCTCTCAGTTCCTTTTGCCATCTCCTACTGGTTACATGAACTTTTTCTCACCTTATCCACTGCTCTCTCCAGGTTCTCAGTTTCCTCCACCAATGACACCCAACTTTGCATTTTCTCCCATGGCTCAGTCTGGGATTTTAGGTCCAGGGCCTCAACCCCCACTTTCACCTGGGCCTTTTTTTCCGTTATCACCTTCTGGATTTTTCCCTATCTCAAGTCCAAGATGGAGGGATCATTAA
- the LOC123195640 gene encoding uncharacterized protein LOC123195640 isoform X1 produces the protein MENRQSMNAVGAHDGIMMNSLDQRNHNKSRNDIMARRLRNRERQRRYRARKRVEADLKKSTVINQSLTPQVDQQLNASLSNFIDRVYCKRNWKKDARSASTFQSQGDTINGSLLKPALNHSADSHTLSPSGNKEETPLENKFCASRGMVNIETNKTKLGRRDWKAEARNKKS, from the coding sequence ATGGAAAACAGGCAAAGTATGAATGCTGTGGGTGCACATGATGGTATAATGATGAACTCTCTTGACCAAAGAAATCATAACAAAAGTCGTAATGACATTATGGCTCGTCGGCTGAGGAATCGAGAACGGCAACGTAGATATAGAGCTCGGAAACGCGTTGAAGCAGACTTGAAGAAATCTACTGTTATAAATCAGTCACTGACCCCTCAAGTTGATCAGCAACTAAATGCAAGTCTTAGCAATTTTATAGACCGAGTTTACTGTAAACGAAATTGGAAAAAGGATGCAAGAAGTGCCTCGACATTTCAGAGTCAAGGAGATACCATTAATGGTTCTCTTCTGAAGCCTGCTCTTAACCACAGTGCTGATAGCCATACACTTTCACCCTCTGGAAACAAGGAAGAAACACCACTAGAAAATAAATTCTGCGCTTCACGGGGCATGGTTAatattgaaacaaataaaacaaagttGGGGCGTAGAGATTGGAAAGCAGAGGCAAGAAATAAGAAAAGCTAA
- the LOC123195640 gene encoding uncharacterized protein LOC123195640 isoform X2, giving the protein MNAVGAHDGIMMNSLDQRNHNKSRNDIMARRLRNRERQRRYRARKRVEADLKKSTVINQSLTPQVDQQLNASLSNFIDRVYCKRNWKKDARSASTFQSQGDTINGSLLKPALNHSADSHTLSPSGNKEETPLENKFCASRGMVNIETNKTKLGRRDWKAEARNKKS; this is encoded by the coding sequence ATGAATGCTGTGGGTGCACATGATGGTATAATGATGAACTCTCTTGACCAAAGAAATCATAACAAAAGTCGTAATGACATTATGGCTCGTCGGCTGAGGAATCGAGAACGGCAACGTAGATATAGAGCTCGGAAACGCGTTGAAGCAGACTTGAAGAAATCTACTGTTATAAATCAGTCACTGACCCCTCAAGTTGATCAGCAACTAAATGCAAGTCTTAGCAATTTTATAGACCGAGTTTACTGTAAACGAAATTGGAAAAAGGATGCAAGAAGTGCCTCGACATTTCAGAGTCAAGGAGATACCATTAATGGTTCTCTTCTGAAGCCTGCTCTTAACCACAGTGCTGATAGCCATACACTTTCACCCTCTGGAAACAAGGAAGAAACACCACTAGAAAATAAATTCTGCGCTTCACGGGGCATGGTTAatattgaaacaaataaaacaaagttGGGGCGTAGAGATTGGAAAGCAGAGGCAAGAAATAAGAAAAGCTAA
- the LOC123196518 gene encoding uncharacterized protein LOC123196518 codes for MTLSCLTCRTDSEGNLSHYDHQPSKKIFRVNVERKWSGKLASAPCEQIREPVTPLSMELVSSEKLKKIRRPKVVTFEDNSPRLVRSPGMRRDWSFEDFRKRNAFRIKTTPTQDEEIDY; via the coding sequence ATGACTCTCAGTTGCCTGACTTGCCGGACCGATTCTGAAGGGAACTTAAGTCACTATGATCATCAGCCTTCCAAGAAAATATTTAGAGTAAACGTTGAGAGGAAATGGTCGGGAAAGTTAGCTTCAGCGCCATGCGAGCAAATAAGAGAGCCTGTGACTCCATTGTCGATGGAGCTAGTTTCTTCTGAAAAGCTGAAGAAGATTCGTCGCCCAAAAGTCGTGACGTTTGAAGATAACAGCCCCAGGTTGGTGAGAAGCCCAGGAATGAGAAGGGATTGGAGCTTTGAGGAtttcagaaaaagaaatgcattcAGAATTAAGACAACACCAACTCAGGACGAGGagattgattattaa
- the LOC123196519 gene encoding transcription factor MYC2-like: LPLYLSPLTVLTDYRLPPTINLWTDDNASVMEAFMTSDLTAMWPPSQSSASTSDPSKTHLPSSSQPFNQETLQQRLHQLIEGARESWTYAIFWQFSRDYSGCSLLGWGDGYYKGEGDKGKAKIRTSSAVEQEHRKRVLRDLNSMISGSTATTDYSVDEEVTDTEWFFLVSMIQSFFVNGGELPGQAFFSSSPVWVCGSERLMNSGCERARQAQAFGLQTMVCIPLANGVVELGSTEVILQNSDLMSKVLFLFNFNGMDLGSWPSSSIQNPDQGESDPSSWINDPTSTMFDIKDSAGGGTPAVVSGPGSGSVSASVSNNNLQISKGIPFENPSITSLTENPSRVSLPQLQIQQSQTFFSRELNFSEYAYDNRNGNSHLSKPESGEILNFAESKRSGNNLFLNNSHFGAEESNKKKRSPASRGSNDEGVLSITSGVKLPSSGVVKSSGGGDSDYSDLEASALKEVDSSRIVEPEKKPRKRGRKPANGREEPLNHVEAERQRREKLNQRFYSLRAVVPNVSKMDKASLLGDAISYIDELKTKLQNAEADIADLQNQLESKKKEFGGGNNSHPGPPPSDQGLKLSNHASKLTDMEIEVKIIGLDAMIRIQSSKKNHPAAKLMAALKELDLEVNYASMSVVNELMIQQATVKMGSQFYRQEQLKSILAAKVG, encoded by the coding sequence CTCCCTCTCTACCTCAGCCCACTCACTGTTTTGACGGACTACCGGCTGCCACCCACCATTAATCTTTGGACCGACGACAACGCTTCTGTTATGGAAGCTTTCATGACCTCCGATTTAACCGCTATGTGGCCTCCTTCTCAGTCCTCTGCATCCACATCTGACCCTTCGAAAACCCACCTTCCTTCATCCTCTCAGCCCTTCAATCAAGAGACCCTCCAGCAACGCCTTCACCAATTGATCGAAGGCGCCCGGGAGAGCTGGACCTACGCCATCTTCTGGCAATTCTCTCGTGATTACTCCGGCTGTTCCCTTTTGGGCTGGGGTGATGGCTACTACAAAGGCGAAGGCGATAAAGGCAAAGCCAAAATCAGAACATCATCGGCTGTTGAGCAGGAGCACCGTAAAAGGGTGCTTCGCGACCTCAACTCCATGATTTCTGGATCAACGGCCACCACCGACTATTCTGTTGACGAAGAAGTTACCGATACGGAATGGTTCTTCTTGGTTTCTATGATTCAATCGTTTTTCGTTAACGGAGGCGAGCTCCCGGGTCAAGCGTTTTTCAGCAGCAGCCCCGTTTGGGTTTGCGGGTCGGAACGACTGATGAATTCGGGATGTGAGCGGGCTAGACAAGCACAGGCGTTCGGGTTACAGACGATGGTTTGTATACCCTTAGCCAATGGCGTTGTTGAATTGGGTTCCACTGAGGTGATTCTTCAGAACTCGGATCTGATGAGTAAGgtcctttttttgtttaattttaatggtaTGGATTTGGGTTCTTGGCCTTCTTCTTCCATTCAAAATCCAGATCAAGGAGAAAGTGATCCTTCTTCCTGGATTAATGATCCCACGTCGACTATGTTTGATATCAAAGACTCTGCCGGAGGAGGAACGCCTGCGGTTGTTTCTGGTCCCGGCTCGGGTTCTGTTTCAGCTTCTGTTAGTAATAATAATCTGCAGATTTCAAAGGGAATTCCGTTTGAGAACCCTAGTATAACTTCTTTAACTGAAAATCCAAGCCGAGTTTCTTTACCGCAACTGCAAATTCAGCAGTCGCAAACGTTTTTCTCGAGAGAATTGAATTTCTCTGAATATGCGTATGATAACAGAAACGGGAATTCTCATTTGTCGAAGCCCGAATCAGGGGAGATATTAAATTTTGCTGAGAGTAAAAGGAGTGGgaataatttgtttttgaatAATTCTCATTTCGGAGCAGAGGAGagtaataagaagaaaagatcGCCCGCTTCGCGGGGAAGTAACGATGAAGGGGTGCTTTCGATTACTTCTGGTGTGAAATTGCCGTCTTCTGGGGTTGTAAAATCAAGTGGTGGCGGTGATTCTGATTATTCTGATCTTGAGGCTTCTGCCCTTAAGGAGGTTGATAGTAGCAGGATCGTGGAACCTGAAAAGAAGCCGCGTAAACGAGGGAGAAAGCCAGCAAATGGTAGAGAAGAGCCATTGAATCATGTCGAAGCGGAGCGACAAAGAAGAGAGAAGCTCAATCAGAGGTTCTATTCTCTGAGAGCTGTTGTTCCTAATGTTTCAAAGATGGATAAAGCTTCACTTCTGGGTGACGCAATTTCATATATCGATGAGCTTAAAACCAAGCTTCAAAATGCTGAAGCTGATATAGCGGATCTCCAAAACCAATTGGAATCGAAGAAGAAAGAATTTGGCGGCGGTAACAATTCGCATCCAGGGCCACCACCATCTGATCAAGGGCTCAAACTGTCAAACCATGCTAGTAAATTGACTGATATGGAAATCGAAGTGAAGATTATTGGATTGGACGCCATGATCAGGATTCAATCAAGTAAAAAGAACCACCCTGCAGCCAAGCTAATGGCAGCCTTGAAAGAGCTGGACTTGGAGGTAAATTACGCCAGTATGTCAGTAGTGAATGAACTGATGATCCAACAAGCCACAGTGAAGATGGGAAGTCAGTTTTACAGGCAAGAGCAGCTGAAGAGCATCCTAGCAGCCAAAGTTGGATAA